From the Streptomyces sp. NBC_01216 genome, the window CCGGGGCGCCGGAGGCGAGTTCACCACGCTCGACGAGCTTGGACAGGGCCATCGGGATCGAGGCGGCCGAGGTGTTGCCGGACTCGACCACGTCACGGGCGACGACCGCGTTGACCGCGCCGATCTTGGCGGCGAGCGGCTCGATGATCCGCAGGTTGGCCTGGTGCAGCACGACGCCCGCCAGGTCCGCGGGAGTGAGTCCGGCGCGCTCGCACGCCTGCCTGGCGAGCGAGGGCAGCTGCTGGGTGGCCCAGCGGTAGACCGACTGGCCCTCCTGGGCGAACCTCGGCGGAGTGCCCTCGATCCGCACGGCGTGGCCCATCTCCGGGACCGATCCCCACAGGACAGGCCCGATACCGGGCTCCCGGCCGTCCCCCGTCGCCTCGACGATGGCCGCGCCGGCGCCGTCACCGACCAGGACACAGGTGTTGCGGTCGGTCCAGTCCACCACTTCGGTCATCTTGTCCGCGCCGATGACCAGGGCCCGGCGGGCCGCGCCGGCGCGCACGGTGTGATCGGCGGTCGCGAGCGCGTGGGTGAATCCGGCGCAGACGACGTTGAGGTCCAGGGTGGCGGGCGACGTCATGCCGAGCCGGGCGGCGACGCGGGCGGCCGTGTTGGGCGAGCGGTCGATCGCGGTGGATGTCGCGACGAGGACCAGGTCGATGTCGTCGGGGACGAGACCGGCGGCGGCGAGCGCCTTGCCCGCGGCGTGCGCGGCGAGCTCGTCGACCGGCTCGTCCGGGCCGGCGACATGGCGGGTGCGGATGCCGACCCGGCTCCTGATCCATTCGTCGCTGGTGTCCACGAGTGTGGCAAGGTCCGCGTTGGTCAGCGTCTTCGCGGGCTGGTAGTGCCCGAGCGCGGCGATACGAGTGCCCGTCATGCCCGGGACCCCCTAGGAGTTCGAAAGTGCAGGAACCACACAGTCTTGCCAGCGACTCATCGGTAACAGGACACGTAAACCACCAAGATTCACCCCTGCCTGTTGGGTGACCGTGACAACGGGCCCGCTCGGGCGGTCCGGGCCGGACGGACCCCGCGCCGTCCCTCGGGCCCGCTCGCGCGGCGCCCGGCCGGCTCGTCCGTCCGTCCGTCCGTGCGGGAGAATGTGTCCCCGAGGCCACCGCCGCTCGATGCCCGGTGCCCCGGCAAGCTCCGCAGCGAGCGCGGCTCGGTCCGCCCTCACATACAGAATCGGGTGTCATCACCATGGGACGGGTCACCGAACGACGGCGCGTCATACGGATCCGGGGCGGCGCCGTGAACGAGCGTCCCGACACGCTCGTGGCCGAGGAGCCCCTGGAGATCCGGCTCGACGGCCGGTCCCTGGCCGTCACCATGCGCACCCCGGGCGACGACTTCGACCTGGCGGCCGGGTTCCTGGTGAGTGAGGGAGTGCTGGCCCGGGCCGACGACCTGCGCACCATCGTGTACTGCGCGGGCGCCAGGGACGACGGCACGAACACGTACAACGTGGTGGACGTGCGGTTGGCTCCCGGCGTTCCCGTCCCGGACATCACGCTGGAACGGAACGTCTACACCACCTCGTCGTGCGGACTGTGCGGGAAGGCCAGTCTCGACGCCGTACGCACCACGACGCGCTTCGCGATCGGTGACACTCCCCCGGTGCGCCTCACGCCCGAGCTGCTGTCCGGGCTTCCGGACCGGCTGCGGTCGGCACAGCGGGTGTTCGACCGGACGGGCGGCCTGCACGCCGCCGCGTTGTTCTCGGAGGACGGCGAGCTGCTCGACGTACGGGAGGACGTGGGCCGGCACAACGCGGTGGACAAGCTGGTGGGGCGGGCCCTGCGAGAGGGCCTCCTCCCGCTGGAACGAGCGGTCCTGCTCGTGTCGGGGCGGGCCTCCTTCGAGCTGGCGCAGAAGGCGGTGATGGCCGGTGTCCCGGTGCTCGCGGCGGTCTCCGCGCCGTCCTCGCTGGCGGTGGACCTGGCGGCGGAGACGGGCCTGACCCTGGTCGGCTTCCTGCGCGGCGCGGACATGAACGTGTACACGGGCGAGCACCGCATCGCACTCGGCGCCGGGGCCTCCCTCGGCTGACCGCCCGGTCACGGCGTGGTTCAGCGGGTGCGGCGCCTGGCCTCGGCCGGCGGGTCGATCATCTGGAGGGCGAGACCGTCCGGCGGCTCCGCGACGCCTGGGCCGCCCGCGGCCGTCCAGGCGAGGATGTCGTCGACGCAGTCGTCGTCGACGGTGAAACCGATCCAGGCCGCCCGGCCGCCGCGGCGTCGGCCCTCGGTGGAGGGCTGGACGACCACGACGTTGGCCTGGGCGCAGGGACCGAGGCAGTCGCTGACGCGGAGGGCGAGCAGGCCGCCCGAGTCGGCGGCGGCACGGCGGAGCCGGGCGAGCTGACCCGCGTGGTCGATGCCCGGGTTCTTGCGGGCGTCGCCGCAGCAGCAGCCACGGCAGACGACCAGCGAGCAGGGGCGGGCGCCGTAACGTATCGGGGTGGGACTCACCACGTGCTCCCGTTCGAGACGGTCGGCGCGGTCGAGACGGTCGGCGCGGTCGGCGTGGCGGTACCGAGACGGGGAAGCGGCGCCACGACGCGCTTCGTCGGGTCGGCGAGGACGATCGCGGCGCCACGGGGATCGAGTGCGGTCATGGCAGCACCGTAGCGGTCGCGTTGATCTTCGTGTGCGGCGCCGTACGCGATCCCGCCACCGTCGGCGGCCGGGGCTCGGCGGGCGGGAGGGGTCCGGCGAACGGTCGGGACCCGACGGGCCGGCCGGGCTCCGGCGGGACGGCCGTTCCGTTCGGGCGGGCGTGCCCCCGGCCGCGGGTCCGCTCGGGTGGTCGGTTTCCGCCGGACGGCGCTCCGTCACGACGCGGCCGAGGCGTTCCGTGGCGTCGGCGAGGACCGGGGGTCCGCCCCCGGCCTTTCCCCGGGGTCCCGGGCCCGGCGCCCGGCGATCACCGCGCAGACCATGAGCTGCATCTGGTGGAAGAGCATCAACGGCAGGACGACCGGCGCCGCCTGGGCGCCGAAGAGCACGCTCGCCATCGGGAGTCCGGCGGCCAGGCTCTTCTTCGAGCCCGCGAACTGGATGGCGACGCGGTCCTCCCTGCCGAACCCGAGCCGTCTCGCCCCGTACCAGGTCAGCGACAGCATCACCGCGAGCAGCACGGCCTCGACGGCCAGCAGCAGACCCAGCCGGGCGGGGGTGACCTGGTGCCAGACGCCGGCGACGACGCCCTGACTGAACGCGGAGTACACCACCAGCAGGATCGAGCCGCGGTCGACATACCCGAGCGGCTCGCGGTGCCGCGGGAGGAAGGTCCTCGCCCAGGGCCGCACCAGCTGCCCGGCCAGGAAGGGGACCAGCAGCTGGAGCACGATCCTGAGCAGTGAGCCGGCCGAGAAGCCGCCGACGCCGCCGGCGAGGAGCGCCGCCGCGAGCAGCGGGGTCAGCAGGATGCCGGCGAGGGAGGAGAAGGAGCCCGCGCAGATCGCGGCGGGCACGTTCCCGCGCGCGATCGAGGTGAAGGCGATCGAGGACTGGACGGTGGACGGCGCCAGGCAGAGGAAGAGCAGACCGCTGTGGAGGGCGGGCGTCAGCACGACCGGCACCAAGCCCTTCGCCGCGAGACCGAGCAGCGGGAAGGCCACGAACGTGGCGGTCAGGACGGTGAGGTGGAGACGCCAGTGCCGTAGGCCGTCGAGGGCCTCCCGGCTGGACAGCCGGGCGCCGTAGAGGAAGAAGAGCAGCGCCACGGCGACCGTCGAGGCGCCCTCCGCGAGTCGGGCGGCCGTCCCGGAGGCGGGGAGCAGGGCCGCGAGACCCACTGTGCCGAGCAGCGCCAGGACGTACCGGTCGAGGGGTGGCCAGGAGGGCGGGAAGGACGTACGGCGGTTCAAGCGCTCCACAGCTCTTCTCGGTCGGGTCCGTCCCGCTCGGGTCGGCTCCTCTGGCGGGTTCGAGCGTCCCGACGGGGTCCGGACGGGGCAGCGGAAGGAGTGGGCCGCTCGGCCGGACACGCTCCCGCCGTCCATCCTGCTCGGTCGGGCGGCGATCGGGAATCCCGCACAACGCTCTCATTGTCATCGGGGATCGTGATGACGGACCTGCTTCGCAGCGCACGCCGGTCCCGCCCGCGTGGGTCACGCCGGTGCGTCCCGCCGGTGGGTCCCGCCGTCCCGCCCAGCGCGAGTGGGGCGGGGCGCCACCCGCGGATGCCGGAGATCGATAGCCTCGGAGACGTGTACGAACCCTCCCAGCTGCGCACCTTCCTCGCCGTCGCCCAGACCCTGAGCTTCACCCGGGCGGGGCGCCGGCTGGGGCTGCGCCAGTCCACGGTGAGCCAGCACGTGCGGCGACTGGAGGAGGCGACGGGAAGGCCGCTGTTCACCCGGGACACCCACAAGGTGGAGCTGACGGAGGACGGTGAGGCGATGCTCGGCTTCGCCCGGACGATCCTGGAGGCACACGAGCGGGCCGCGGTCTTCTTCGCCGGGACCCGGT encodes:
- a CDS encoding bile acid:sodium symporter family protein; translation: MERLNRRTSFPPSWPPLDRYVLALLGTVGLAALLPASGTAARLAEGASTVAVALLFFLYGARLSSREALDGLRHWRLHLTVLTATFVAFPLLGLAAKGLVPVVLTPALHSGLLFLCLAPSTVQSSIAFTSIARGNVPAAICAGSFSSLAGILLTPLLAAALLAGGVGGFSAGSLLRIVLQLLVPFLAGQLVRPWARTFLPRHREPLGYVDRGSILLVVYSAFSQGVVAGVWHQVTPARLGLLLAVEAVLLAVMLSLTWYGARRLGFGREDRVAIQFAGSKKSLAAGLPMASVLFGAQAAPVVLPLMLFHQMQLMVCAVIAGRRARDPGERPGADPRSSPTPRNASAAS
- a CDS encoding beta-ketoacyl-ACP synthase III, whose product is MTGTRIAALGHYQPAKTLTNADLATLVDTSDEWIRSRVGIRTRHVAGPDEPVDELAAHAAGKALAAAGLVPDDIDLVLVATSTAIDRSPNTAARVAARLGMTSPATLDLNVVCAGFTHALATADHTVRAGAARRALVIGADKMTEVVDWTDRNTCVLVGDGAGAAIVEATGDGREPGIGPVLWGSVPEMGHAVRIEGTPPRFAQEGQSVYRWATQQLPSLARQACERAGLTPADLAGVVLHQANLRIIEPLAAKIGAVNAVVARDVVESGNTSAASIPMALSKLVERGELASGAPALLFGFGGNLSYAGQVVRVP
- the fdhD gene encoding formate dehydrogenase accessory sulfurtransferase FdhD; translated protein: MGRVTERRRVIRIRGGAVNERPDTLVAEEPLEIRLDGRSLAVTMRTPGDDFDLAAGFLVSEGVLARADDLRTIVYCAGARDDGTNTYNVVDVRLAPGVPVPDITLERNVYTTSSCGLCGKASLDAVRTTTRFAIGDTPPVRLTPELLSGLPDRLRSAQRVFDRTGGLHAAALFSEDGELLDVREDVGRHNAVDKLVGRALREGLLPLERAVLLVSGRASFELAQKAVMAGVPVLAAVSAPSSLAVDLAAETGLTLVGFLRGADMNVYTGEHRIALGAGASLG
- a CDS encoding (2Fe-2S) ferredoxin domain-containing protein, which produces MSPTPIRYGARPCSLVVCRGCCCGDARKNPGIDHAGQLARLRRAAADSGGLLALRVSDCLGPCAQANVVVVQPSTEGRRRGGRAAWIGFTVDDDCVDDILAWTAAGGPGVAEPPDGLALQMIDPPAEARRRTR